The following proteins are co-located in the Castanea sativa cultivar Marrone di Chiusa Pesio chromosome 8, ASM4071231v1 genome:
- the LOC142607024 gene encoding putative disease resistance protein At4g33300 has translation MILDDVWPESKSTIDKFAFNIPDYKIVVTSRTAFPKFKSTYNLKPLDHEDAMSLFCRSASVNDMSFYVSKEKIEKIVRGCGGLPIALKVIGGSLCRRPAGVWKSTLKRWSDDGHFIFESDKEVLACLKKSLEFSDEKSILKEYFMDLGSFPEDQRIPATALIDMWTEIHEPNQNDDHVTADLHELTTTNLASLVKTRKDVSAVSNYYNEDFVTQHDVLRDLAIHLSSQDPITERERLIVDIRGNKLPEWWMKQEQQPINARLLSISTDELFSSSWYNIQAPKVEALVLNFQTGNYTLPEFLEKMVELKVIIITNYGFFPAELSNFQLLKSLPYLKRIRLEKVSIPSLCNAPVPLRSVKKISLFMCNIGQAFGNSTIQVSDSLPSLKEINIDYCNDLVELPTWLCEFLSLERLSITNCHKLFALPEGIGNLVNLKVLRFRACTELSELPESIKSLHKLCILDISDCLSITKLPKHIGELHHLQELHMKNCLRLRKQLPTSIVDLKQLELVVCDEERAKLWEPIKEIFSGLNVMVAKEDISLDWLQK, from the exons ATGATCTTGGATGATGTCTGGCCTGAATCAAAATCCACAATTGACAAGTTCGCGTTTAATATTCCAGATTACAAGATTGTGGTGACTTCAAGAACTGCATTTCCAAAATTTAAGTCTACATATAACTTAAAGCCATTAGATCATGAAGATGCAATGAGTCTTTTTTGCCGCTCAGCATCAGTCAACGACATGAGCTTTTACgtttctaaagaaaaaatcGAAAAG ATAGTAAGAGGCTGTGGCGGGCTGCCAATAGCCCTTAAAGTGATTGGTGGTTCACTCTGTAGGAGGCCTGCAGGGGTTTGGAAAAGTACATTAAAGAGATGGTCTGACgatggtcattttatttttgagtctGATAAGGAAGTGCTTGCTTGTCTCAAAAAAAGCTTAGAATTTTCTGATGAAAAGAGCATCCTCAAAGAGTATTTCATGGACCTAGGTTCATTTCCTGAAGACCAAAGAATCCCTGCCACGGCCCTCATTGATATGTGGACAGAAATACATGAACCAAACCAAAATGATGACCATGTAACTGCCGATTTGCATGAACTCACCACAACAAATTTGGCTAGTCTTGTAAAGACAAG GAAAGACGTGAGTGCGGTCAGCAACTACTACAATGAAGACTTTGTCACCCAACATGATGTTCTTAGAGACCTAGCTATCCATTTGAGCAGCCAGGATCCAATAACAGAAAGGGAAAGGTTGATTGTGGACATACGTGGAAACAAACTACCAGAGTGGTGGATGAAACAGGAGCAACAACCCATCAATGCACGCTTATTATCTATCTCAACTG ATGAATTGTTTTCATCAAGTTGGTACAACATTCAAGCACCCAAAGTTGAGGCTTTAGTTCTGAACTTTCAAACAGGGAATTACACCTTACCCGAGTTTCTGGAGAAAATGGTTGAACTGAAGGTCATAATTATCACTAATTATGGTTTTTTTCCTGCTGAATTAAGCAATTTTCAGCTACTTAAGTCTCTCCCATATCTAAAGAGAATTAGATTAGAGAAGGTTTCAATTCCTTCCCTTTGCAATGCCCCTGTACCATTGAGAAGTGTGAAGAAAATATCCTTATTTATGTGTAATATTGGTCAAGCTTTTGGGAATTCTACTATACAGGTTTCAGATTCATTGCCAAGTCTAAAGGAGATAAACATTGACTATTGCAATGATCTGGTAGAATTGCCTACATGGTTGTGTGAGTTTCTCTCCCTAGAAAGACTCAGCATCACCAATTGTCATAAGTTGTTTGCATTGCCCGAAGGAATTGGAAACTTGGTGAATTTAAAAGTGCTAAGGTTTAGGGCTTGTACTGAATTGTCAGAGTTGCCAGAGTCAATCAAAAGTCTCCATAAGTTATGCATCCTTGACATATCTGACTGTCTAAGCATTACCAAGTTGCCAAAACACATTGGTGAGTTGCATCATTTGCAAGAGCTACACATGAAAAATTGCTTGAGATTGCGTAAGCAGTTGCCAACATCAATCGTTGATCTCAAGCAGTTGGAGCTTGTAGTATGCGATGAAGAGAGGGCCAAATTATGGGAGCCAATCAAGGAAATTTTCTCAGGTTTAAACGTAATGGTGGCTAAGGAAGATATCAGCTTGGATTGGCTTCAAAAATAA
- the LOC142606043 gene encoding enoyl-CoA delta isomerase 3-like, translating to MCTLEKRGSLFILTLISDDHEHRLSPHLIDFVLSALSQVNTQSITSGSALITVAYGKFFCNSVNVPWGQPSTHLRLHKMVESFRSIIVALLFLPIQTIAAVSGHAAAGGLVLALVAGGG from the coding sequence ATGTGCACTTTAGAGAAACGCGGCAGCCTCTTCATCCTAACACTTATTAGCGACGATCACGAGCACCGTCTCAGCCCACACCTCATCGACTTTGTCCTCTCCGCTCTCTCCCAAGTCAACACCCAATCCATCACTAGCGGCTCCGCTCTCATCACTGTTGCTTACGGCAAGTTCTTTTGCAACAGTGTCAACGTCCCTTGGGGCCAACCCTCCACCCACCTCCGCCTCCACAAAATGGTCGAATCCTTCAGATCAATCATCGTTGCCCTCCTCTTCCTCCCCATCCAAACCATTGCCGCCGTCTCCGGCCACGCCGCTGCTGGTGGACTTGTCCTCGCTCTCGTCGCAGGTGGTGGGTAA
- the LOC142606042 gene encoding putative disease resistance protein At5g66910: MSIVAAGVVGAAFGEGFAILHEAVKNVIGQAIMFKSVLEDLSATLESLESLVKEISRLNVKLDLPEKEIERLAKLMKKGANMVDKCSKIQQCNIFSKAYYALKIKELNDAIEKFCKVDLQAQIGRTTLRTLAGVNDIREHMNNLNLKRFGLRTLSVSRPRDDIVGLVLPLKELKMELKKKEEQVLLLTGLGGCGKTTLVKMLRWDDEIKGIYGGNIFFVNISKHPNLKVVVQDLYSRAHEFPNDEDAINQLEQHLNQIA, from the exons ATGTCAATCGTTGCAGCGGGCGTTGTGGGGGCAGCTTTTGGAGAGGGATTTGCTATTTTGCATGAAGCGGTTAAGAACGTTATAGGCCAAGCCATTATGTTCAAATCAGTTCTTGAAGACTTAAGTGCCACGCTAGAGAGTTTAGAATCTTTGGTGAAAGAGATAAGTCGATTAAACGTAAAACTTGATCTCCCAGAAAAGGAAATAGAGAGGTTGGCCAAACTTATGAAGAAGGGCGCGAATATGGTTGACAAGTGCTCCAAAATCCAGCAGTGTAACATCTTTTCCAAAGCCTATTACGCGCTCAAAATTAAGGAGTTGAACGACGCCATTGAAAAGTTCTGTAAGGTTGACTTGCAAGCACAGATCGGAAGGACTACATTGCGGACTTTGGCGGGTGTGAACGATATTCGGGAGCATATGAATAATCTGAATTTGAAGAGATTTGGGTTACGGACACTGTCGGTGTCTAGACCCCGGGATGATATTGTTGGGTTGGTTTTACCTTTGAAGGAGTTGAAGATGGAgctgaagaagaaagaggagcAGGTGCTTCTGTTAACTGGTCTTGGAGGTTGCGGGAAGACCACTTTGGTCAAAATGCTTCGTTGGGATGACGAAATTAAAG GCATATATGGTGgcaatatattttttgtcaacATTTCAAAACATCCCAACCTAAAGGTCGTTGTACAAGATCTATATAGTCGTGCACATGAGTTTCCAAATGATGAAGACGCAATCAACCAGCTGGAGCAACATTTGAATCAAATTGCATAA